The following are from one region of the Raphanus sativus cultivar WK10039 unplaced genomic scaffold, ASM80110v3 Scaffold0130, whole genome shotgun sequence genome:
- the LOC108846828 gene encoding S-adenosylmethionine decarboxylase proenzyme 4-like has product MAVSGFEGFEKRLELRFFNDNTTTTSTTNKSPMGLRLIDFESLDQVLTQVQCTVVSAVANHSFDAYVLSESSLFVYPTKIIIKTCGTTQLLKSIRPFIHLARTLNLTLRACRYSRGSFIFPKSQPFPHTSFEDEVVIVEDSLPKSLRHRKAFVMTPSNNPSRAWHVFTASADVEPDEPLVVVEVCMTELDPVNALSFFRRKGDENNDSAGKEMTRLSGIDAINENAFVCDFAFDPCGYSMNGVDGDRYSTIHVTPEDGFSYASFECGLSLHDDGRGDIAEVLSRAIDVFRPSCVSIATTYGGEDYDREVTKRVERVLAKKLGLKCRSRLMDEFPGSGTVVFQSFTPRRR; this is encoded by the coding sequence ATGGCAGTGTCTGGGTTCGAGGGTTTCGAGAAAAGACTCGAACTCCGATTCTTCAACGACAACACAACCACCACCTCAACAACCAACAAAAGCCCAATGGGCCTCCGTCTCATCGACTTCGAATCTCTAGACCAAGTCTTAACCCAAGTTCAGTGCACGGTGGTCTCCGCCGTAGCCAACCACAGCTTCGACGCTTACGTCCTCTCCGAGTCGAGCCTCTTCGTCTACCCAACCAAAATCATCATCAAAACATGCGGCACCACCCAACTCCTCAAATCAATCCGACCTTTCATCCACCTCGCGCGTACCCTCAACCTCACCTTACGCGCGTGTAGATACTCACGCGGCAGCTTCATCTTTCCCAAGTCACAGCCTTTCCCTCACACCTCATTCGAAGACGAAGTCGTCATCGTCGAAGACTCCCTCCCGAAATCTCTCCGTCACCGTAAAGCCTTCGTCATGACGCCGTCTAATAACCCCTCGCGTGCTTGGCACGTGTTTACAGCCAGCGCTGACGTGGAGCCCGACGAGCCACTCGTGGTCGTCGAGGTCTGCATGACGGAGCTTGACCCAGTCAACGCCCTGAGCTTCTTCAGACGGAAAGGTGATGAGAATAATGATTCTGCAGGGAAAGAGATGACGCGGCTGAGCGGTATCGACGCGATAAACGAAAACGCGTTTGTGTGCGATTTCGCGTTCGATCCCTGCGGCTACTCGATGAACGGAGTCGACGGAGATCGTTACTCGACGATCCACGTCACGCCGGAAGACGGTTTTAGCTACGCGAGCTTCGAGTGCGGGTTGTCTCTACACGACGACGGTCGTGGAGATATCGCGGAGGTGTTGAGTCGCGCCATCGATGTTTTCAGGCCGAGCTGCGTCTCCATCGCCACCACTTACGGCGGGGAGGATTACGACCGCGAGGTGACGAAGCGGGTGGAGCGTGTGTTGGCGAAGAAGCTCGGTCTTAAGTGTCGGAGCAGGCTTATGGATGAGTTTCCAGGATCGGGCACGGTTGTTTTTCAGTCGTTCACTCCTCGCCGGAGATAG
- the LOC108845968 gene encoding uncharacterized protein LOC108845968, whose translation MEKATKNPNSETQSPPPQPNHQMDADDDDENVKQLKECSSLYLSLQDCLVESNRDWKSCQKHVQALKACHERKTKK comes from the exons ATGGAGAAAGCGACGAAGAATCCCAATTCGGAGACGcaatctcctcctcctcagcCGAATCATCAGATGGATGCAGACGATGACGATGAGAATGTGAAACAGCTCAAAGAGTGTTCTTCTCTCTACTTGTCTTTACAG gattGTCTCGTTGAGAGCAATAGGGACTGGAAATCTTGCCAGAAAC ACGTTCAAGCTTTGAAGGCATGCCATGAAAGGAAAACCAAGAAATGA